Part of the Eubacterium sp. 1001713B170207_170306_E7 genome, GCCGAGGTGCTGCGCCTTTTTATCAATATCTGGAATAAAAAGGAGGGCACCATTGGCTACAGCGAGCTGATCCGTTCAATTTTAAATGACGAGCCCCTGAAAATGCGGCGTCTTGCCGATATACTGGGCATTGACGTCGCCTCGATCCATACCATGTGGCTTATCCGGCCCGGCAAGGTCCATCGCTCTGCCGAACTGGCAGCGCTCAATGAGCAGGTTTTAAAAATCTGCCGTGATTTTATGCAGGACCAGCATCTGTCAGGTCCCTCAGACATTTACGACAACACGGTGGCGCTCTTCATTCAGGATACGCCATTATCCTCACAAATGCTGGCCCATGCCGAAAACCTGATGACCTGTCTGGAGAAAGAAGCCCTTCCGGTTAGCTTTGGCTTTTTTACCAACCTGCCCGACTCCGCCAGCGTACGCCAGAGCTTTCTACTCTATCAGGGCCACCTTAAAAACGCCCGGATTCTCTATCCCGTCACGCCCCTGCTCACCCAGGCAGAGCTCAGCTTTTCAGCCAGCTGTGCCGAAACCATCGCCAGGGGTGAAGCCATGGTCCGGCAGGTCACTGCTCCCCTCGAGCCGCTGCTTCGTGCCGATTCCACCATACAGGAAGAATTGCTGACCACCCTGTCAGCCTATCTCCTTGACGCCCAGGCCAATGTCACCAGAACAGCCGGGCTTCTGTACCTGCACAAAAACACGGTGAAATATCGGCTTCATAAAATTAACAGCCTTCTGGGCTATCCGGTGACCAAAATGCCCGAGCGCAATCAGCTTTATACCGCTCTGGCAGTAAAGCGGCTGCTGAAGGGCCAGTAGATGCCTTTGTCCTTTTGGACAAAATCATCTTTTTTATTTTATCCCATTGGCCCATTACTTTTATTATTCGTTTGTTTATACTGTAATCATTGTAAATAAACCGGATA contains:
- a CDS encoding PucR family transcriptional regulator — encoded protein: MSVTVADLLKLPCLREARVLGGHSALGRFVGAVSVLEYADPGALVDSFFENPSFISGSEIVISGFINIKDDVDAQCRVLRRLSEGGEAALILYYVGIYLPGIDQRLIELADELGFPLICMPENRLDFRYSEVITQTMETIFMDQNKDPHFVSAMLERIAQLPDHRRTLGNVLRMLSDRLRSSLMLLDHTLTHPEIAAWPISAADYLSGILPELTKSGLKSGPLIFKEKNLSLHITVLPVQTDHTPGMNLVMVSENPVQSPASLEDAAEVLRLFINIWNKKEGTIGYSELIRSILNDEPLKMRRLADILGIDVASIHTMWLIRPGKVHRSAELAALNEQVLKICRDFMQDQHLSGPSDIYDNTVALFIQDTPLSSQMLAHAENLMTCLEKEALPVSFGFFTNLPDSASVRQSFLLYQGHLKNARILYPVTPLLTQAELSFSASCAETIARGEAMVRQVTAPLEPLLRADSTIQEELLTTLSAYLLDAQANVTRTAGLLYLHKNTVKYRLHKINSLLGYPVTKMPERNQLYTALAVKRLLKGQ